In Neosynechococcus sphagnicola sy1, the genomic stretch TCTTGGTGACTGCCGCGAGTGTACCCGAACGAGAGGGGGCTAAACAGGTACTCCAACAGGTGAAACAGATGGGTCAAGGGGTATCGCGACTGCATACGATTTGGGCCGATGGCGGTTTTGACGGTAATCCATTCCTGATGTGGGTGATGGATGTTTGTCGGTGGATTGTGGAGGTTGTGCTGCGACCAGAGCAAACCAAAGGGTTCGTATTGCTGAAAAAAAGGTGGGTTGTTGAACGAACATTTGGCTGGCTCATGGGGTACCGTCGATTGGTTCGAGACTATGAGTTATGGCCAGAAACTTCGGAGACATTTATTTACCTGGCCATGATACGAATCATGGTGAGGCAGTTAGCATAAAATCTGACCCAAAAAACTTTTAAAACATCCTCTTAACTCTGATTGCAGAGTTAACCTTGTGGGAACCAATGATTACACCTATCCCGATGCCAGTATGAGCTGCGATCCTAGAGATAAAACCACAACAGAATATATTACCTATCCTTGCTTAATCGTTGAAGTTTTGTCCGAGAGTACAGAAGCTTACGACCGTGGCAACAAGTTTTTTCGCTATCGTCAGAATCCGCAATTGCAAGATTACGTCTTGGTCAGTTCCCAGGAAGCCGCGATCGATCTTTATCGCAAAGGCAGTGATGGCAGGTGGGAGATCATCAATTATCGGGCTGGAGATGTGGTGGAATTGCAATCGGTTGATTTGAGCTTCCCAATTGAGCAAGTTTATCGTGGAATTGACTTTTCGGAGGTCGCAGTTTAGATCCTTGTAACCAATCCACAAAATTCAACGCCGAAATCACTTAAAGCCAGTGCCATGACCTACACCCCCACGCAAACCCTCACTGTTGATCAATTCATTGCCCAATAGGGCGATGATTCCCGCTACGAACTTGCCGATGGAGAACTGATTGACATGGAACCAACAGGTCCCCATGAAACCGTGGGTGGTAAGCTTGCCAGCCAAATTGGGATTGCCATTACAAATGCCAAATACCCCTGGTTCATTCCCCGCACCTGCCTGATTCAACCTTTCGCAGATGTCGCCACCGCTCGTCGTCTCGACATTTTCGTTCAAGTCCCTTGGAGCCGGTAACGCCAAGCGTTAGAAGTATTTTGAGTCTCAAAAAGTATTCACACGTATTAGATGAAAAGCCCCAGTAAAAATCAAAATACTGAGTCTGCTGGCTGTCTAGCATCTATATTACTTTTTCCATTTTTTATGACTATATTCGGATGGTTTGCATTTGCCCTTGGCCCCATGAGTTGTGCTCATCCTAATAAATGTTCTCAGCTGCTAGAGAACGTCAAAGGTATTTTGTCAATAGCTATTCTTGTTGGAGGAGGCTTTGGGATTCCAATAGCAGCTGGTATTTTAGTGGATAGGGCTGTGCAAAATGGAGTTGTGAATCGATCAAATTCTAAAAAAGACAATGAATATTAAACAGAGAATATACTATAGCCATTCCCACTCCAGTGGGATACAATCATAGAGAGAAGGTAGGAGGTAAAATATTTAGAACCGATACACCTCCTTGCCATGAAAGCCTATTCGGTCGATCTACGCCAGAAAATTATCGACACCTACAACAGCGAGAGCATCTCTCAACGAAAGCTAGCGAAGCGCTTTCGAGTCGCCTTAAGCTTCATC encodes the following:
- a CDS encoding IS5 family transposase, yielding LVTAASVPEREGAKQVLQQVKQMGQGVSRLHTIWADGGFDGNPFLMWVMDVCRWIVEVVLRPEQTKGFVLLKKRWVVERTFGWLMGYRRLVRDYELWPETSETFIYLAMIRIMVRQLA